The nucleotide window CGCGTGCGCACTGGCCAGGCGAGCAGGCAGCGATATCAGCACCGTGCTCGTCGACGCCGACCCGCTCGGCGGCGGACTCGACCTCGTCCTCGGCGCCGAGGCGGTGCCCGGGCCCCGCTGGACCGATCTCAGCGCCTCTCGCGGACAGCTGCGCCCCTCGACGCTGGCCGATGCTCTGCCCCGCCACGAGGGACTGGCACTGCTGTCCTGGGGACGTGACGACACCGTCGACCTCGATCCGGACGTCTTCGACGATTTCCTCGCCGCGGCCGGCCAGGCCTTCGACCTCGTCATCGTCGACCTGCCGCGGCACGCCCCACCCCAGTGGACCCGCCGCTGCCACCACGTCCTCCTCGTCTCCCCGGCGCGCGTGCGCTCCGCCGTCGCCTCCTCCCAAGTCGCCAAACGCCTCTCCCACGCCCACCCCGATGTCCGCCTCGTCGTGCGCGAAACCGGAGCCGGCGGCCTCGACGCCGATCTCCTCGCCGAATCGATCGGCCTCACCCTCGCCGGAAGCATCCGCGACGACCGTGGACTCTCCGCCGCCGTCGACCGCGGAGAGGGCATCCCCGGAGGCGCCCACCTCGGCCGCCTCGTCGACCGTCTGCTGGGGGAGTGGGTGGAATGAGCGAATGGCTTGACGCCTCCCTCGTCGCCGACGTCCGCAAGACCCTGCTCGACAAGCCGGGTCCCGTGACCACAGCCGCCGTCGCCGAGGCGGTCCAACACACCGGACGCGTCCTCGGGTCCGCCGCCCTGCTCGAACTCGTCACCCGACTCTCCGCCCAGCTCTCCGGTGCAGGCCCCCTGCAGTCCGTGCTCGAAATCCCAGGCACCACCGACGTCTTCGTCAACGGACCGCGGGAGATCTTCGCCGACACCGGGGAGGGTCCCCGACTGCTCGACCTGTCCTTGGGCTCCGAAGACGACGTGCGGTCACTGGCGGTGCGGTTGGCGGCCCTCGGCGGACGCCGCCTCGACGATTCCTCCCCGTATGTCGATGTGCGCCTGCCCGACGGGGTGAGGATGAACGCGATCGTTCCGCCGATCTCCGGCGAGACCACCACAATCTCCTTCCGCGTCCCCAAACGCTCGGGATTCCCCTTCGCCCAGCTGTGTTCCGAAGGCTTCGTCCCCGACGAGATCAGCCCGCTGCTCACCGAGGCGGTCACAGCGCGGGCGAACATCCTCATCTCCGGCGGAACCGGCACGGGGAAGACGGTCCTCCTCGGTGCCCTGCTCTCCCTCGTCGAAGACGTCCAGCGCATCGTCATCGTCGAGGACTCCCGGGAGCTCATCGTCGCCCATCCGCACGTCGTCCAACTCGCCGCCCGCCAGGCCAACGTCGAAGGCGGCGGGGAGGTGACCCTGACCGATCTCGTCCGCAACGCCCTGCGGATGCGCCCGGACCGCCTCGTCGTCGGCGAGTGCCGCGGGGCGGAGGTCCGGGACATGCTCACGGCACTCAACACCGGGCACGAGGGCGGCTGCGCGACCATCCACGCGAATACCGCCGATGCCGTGCCCAGCCGGGTCGCTGCGCTCGGAGCGCTCGCCACGATGAGCCCGGAGGCCGTGTATTCGCAGTTCTCCACCGCCATCGACCTCGTCGTCCACCTGCGCCGGAACGGCTCGGACCGCGGCGTGACGGAACTGGCGATGCCGACCCGGACCAGCACCGACGGAGTAGTGATGGAACCCGTATGGGGGCGCCCTTCACCGGCCTCGACGGGCACCGTCAATCGGCGTGCCTTGGCGCGGTTCGAAGCCGTGCTCGAGCAGAAGTCCGCCGGATGATCCTACTCACCGCTATCCTCGTGGCGCTCGGCATCGCCCTGGCCGCACCCTCGGATCCGGGGGCGCGGCTGCGCGAGCTTCTGCGTCCTATGGAGGCGGTGGATCCGGGTGAGAAGGCGAGAGGATTCCTTCGCCGAGGCGGCCGCCGCCCGGATGACCAGGCTGAACGTCTGTGGGCGATCGCGGCCGTGGAGAACTGCGCCCACCTGCTCAAGGTGGGGATGACCCCGCAGGCGGTGATGACGACATTGAGCAGGCAGAATGCGGCTCTGACGCCGATCTCACGGGCGATCAGCCTCGGCGAGGAACCCGGCCGTGCCATCGCCACCCGCAGCACCGACCTTCCGGGGCCCGCCGCCGAAGTGCTCTCCGGAATGGCAGCAGTCTGGACGGTGTCCGAGAGGTCCGGGGCGCCCGCGGTCGAGATGATCCTGCGCTACGCAGCAGCCCAGCGCGACGCCCTCGACGCCGAACGCGAACGCCGTATCGCGATGGCCGGACCGAAGTCGACGGTGCGGGTGCTCAGCTGGCTGCCGCTCATCGGCATCGGCCTGGGCCTGCTCATCGGAGTCAGGCCCCTCGAACTCGTCACCGGGCTGCCGGGGCAGCTGAGCATCGGCGCCGGTGTGGTCCTCTACATCCTCGGCCGCTGGTGGATGCGGACGATGATGCTCCGCGCACAGAGGTGATGGAGATGCTGCCCGTGCTCATCGGAGCCTGCATCGGAATCGGAGTGCTGCTGTGGGCGGGGTCGACCGATCGGCGCCTGCGCAGCCTCCTCGGCGAACGGGGCACAGGACACGATCCGACCGACACCGAGGCGGCCCCCACCGGAGAAGGACCGGTGCGCTCCGATGCCCGGCCAGGTCGGACGGGTCCCGGACCGTCCGGTGGCAGAACCGCCCGAGCCGTCGCTGACGATCAGCTGGCCTTCGACCTCGACCTCGTTGCGATCTGTCTGACCTCCGGCCTGCCCATCCCCGTGGCACTCACGCTCACGGCCGAGGCGACGGGGGACCGGTCGGGGCTGCAGAGGATCGGGCGGGCGATGACGATCGGCGGCCGCAAACTCGCCGACGACGACCGGCTGCTGCCGGTGCTCGAGGTCTTCGAATTCTCCGAGCACACCGGCGTCGGGCCGGCGCCGCTCATCGAATCCGTGGCCAAGGAGCTGCGGGCATCGTCGCGCCGCCGCAGGCAGGAAGCCGCTGCGGCCCTGGGGGTGCAGCTGGTGCTGCCCTTGGGCGTGTGCATCCTGCCGGCGTTCCTGCTGCTGTCGGTTGTGCCCGTCGTCATCTCCCTGCTCTCCGACCTCACCACCGTGTTCTTCTGACTGACTGTGTTCGGCCGGACGGTTGTGTTCTGCTGTGCGTCGGTGCGCGGATTCGGTGCCTGGCGGTGTGGTGAGTCGGCTTTCAGACTCGACCGGTAGGGTCGACCCATGGCACCGGTCACACCTTTCAACCAGCTGTCCACTGTCGAACAGGCGGAAGAATACGCCGAAAAGCTCTTCGTCGGCCGGTCCGTGCGATTGCGGCCGCTGCGCGAAGACGATCTGCCCTACCTCGAGCAGTGGTGGTTCGATCCCTCGATCGTCGTCCTGCAGAACCATACGGTTCTCCCACGACCCGAAGGCGGAGTCTCCGAGCAGTTCTCCCAATGGAGCGCGAACACCTCGAGCGAGGCGGTCGGCTTCAGCATCGAGCTCATCGAGACCGAGGAATTCGTCGGACACGTCACCCTCTACGGTCGCAATCCGATCAACCAGTCCGCGACCCTCGCGATCGTGCTCGGCCCCGAATTCCACGGCCGCGGCTACGGTTCGGACGCCGTGCGTTTGGCGGTCAGCTACGGTTTCCTGCAGCTGGGACTCAACCGCATCGAGCTGCAGACCTGGGCGTTCAACACCCGCGGTATCGCCTCCTATACGAAAGCCGGCTTCGTCGAGGAAGGACGTCGCCGAGAGGCCGTGTTCTTCAACGGCCGCCGCCACGACGAAGTGATCATGGCGATTCTGCGCGACGACTGGGCAAGCAACAACTGAAAAGCCCGCGACCTCAACACCGAATCCTGTGGACGGTCGAGTCACTCGCACATGATTCCCCTGTGGACAGCCGACCGGTTTCCACAGGCACGAATTCCGGTCTGGACACGTCTGCCTCCCACCTCCCAGGCTGAAGTTCCGCTCGCAGAGTGCGAACGGGTCTGCTGCCAAGGAGGAGAGCATGACCACCACGATCCCGACCCCGGAGACCGACGACCCACCTGCCGACCGGATCGAACCGGTCACCGACGACCAGGCCATCGACCAGTCCTGGGAGTCCGACACCGGAGCGACCACCGCCGAATACGCCATCACCACCTTGGCCGCCTGCGGATTCGCGGCGCTGCTCGTCGTGATCCTCAAATCCGAACCGATCAAGGAGCTCGTCACCGGGGTCATCTCGTCGGCCCTCGGGCTGGGGGCCTGAACCGAGATGGCACGCGGAGGCTCCCGTCAGCGACACTCTGGCGACGAACACGACATGGGAACTGCGACGGCGGAATTTGCTGTCGTCCTCCCGGCCATCGTGCTCCTGGTCGTTGTGCTCACGGGAGCTGCCGCGATCGGATTCTCTCAGCTGCGAGCCTTCGACGCTGCACGGTCCGCTGCCCGTGAGATCGCCCGCGGCGAACCCCAAGCCGCCGTCATCGCCGAAGCGAGGAAGCACGCCGGGGACTCATCGCGAGTGACCGTGCGAGCCGATGGCGGCTATTCGGTCGTGACGGTCGCCATCGCTCTGCCGGATGCGATCTTCTTCCTCGACGAGGTCGACGCGGACGCCACCGCCCGGTACGAAGGGGATCGAGGCGGGCCATCATGAGGCGGGCCATCATGAGGAGCGCACCGTCATGACGAACATCGTCGTCGGACTCTGCTCGATCGTGCTCATCCTCGTCACCGCAATCGGGGGCCTGTCCCAGGCGTTTGTCGCCCACAGTCAGGCTCAGAACGCCGCAGACCTGGCGGCGCTCGCCGCCGCAGATGCCGTCCGCGGGCTGGCAACCGGAGAACCGTGTGAGATCGCGAAGGAGGTGGCCGAACGCAACGGCGGGGACCTAAGCGACTGTGTGGCCTCGCTGAGTGAACAGTCAGCGTATGTCGCCGTCGATGTGGACATTCCCGGACCTCTGCCGAAGGTCAGAGAGAAGGCGGTCGCCGGAAAATAGTCGCCCTGCAGGCGGCCCGGACGAGCTGAGAACCCTCAGTGGAGCACAGCGCGCAGCAGACGCAGCGCAGCATCCTTCTCCAAGGGATCGTTGCCGTTGCCGCACTTCGGTGACTGCACACACGACGGACAGCCGTCGATGCACTCGCAGGCGGCGATGGCATCCCGGGTCGCGGCCAACCAGTCCTCGATGACCTCGCTGCCGCGTTCTGCGAAACCGGCACCGCCGTCCAGACCGTCGTAGACGAACACTGTGGCCATCCCCGTGTCCGCATGCAGCGCCGTCGAGACCCCGCCGATGTCCCACCGGTCGCAGCCGGCGAAGAGGGGCAGCAGACCGATGGAGGCATGCTCGGCGGCATGAACCGCCCCGGGCAGATCACCGGAGGCGACCTCGGCCTCATCGAGCAGCGTCTGCGGAATCGTCCACCACACGGCCTTCGTCCGCAGGGTGCGTTCGGGCAGGTCGAGTTCGTGTTCGGCGATGATCGCCCCACCGCGTTTGGCCCGCATCCGGTACGCCACGACCTGATCCTTGACGTCGACTGTGCCGCTGCACACCGCCACTCCCGAGGGCAGTCCCCGCTGCGCATCAGTGTCGACGATCTCGATCTCCGTCTGCGATCGCGGCTGCGTCGTGTAGTCGACCTCGGAGCGTTCGACGGCGACGATGTGCTCATCCAAGTCGAGGTCGAGGACAGTGAAGTCGACACCCTGGTGCGTGTACACCGCACCCGGGTGAGCGCCCGTGTGCGCCCCGGACTCGTCCACGGTGCCCAGCAGGGTCCCCGTGCTCGCCTCCACGAGGCGGAACTGACCGCCGCCGGAGCCGCGGATATCGGACAGGTCGGTCGCCGGCTGATCCTTCGCCCAGAACCATCCTGTCGGTCGGGCCCGCAGCATCTTCGCCTCGACGAGGTCATCGACGACCTCCCGCGCATTGTCCGGGAAATGCGTGAGATCGGCCGACTTCAGAGGCACCTCGGCGGCCGCCGCACACAGATGCCCCGACAGCACATGCGGGTTGCCCGGATGGATGACCCCAGCATCGACGGGGGAGTCGAAGATGACTTCGGGGTGGTGGACGACATACGTGTCGAGCGGATCATCACGGGCGATGAACACTGCCATCCACCGCTGCCCGGCCCGGCCCGCCCGACCGGCCTGCTGCCACAGGGAGGCCAAGGTTCCCGGCCACCCGGAGATGATGACGAGGTCGAGTCCGGAGATGTCGATGCCCAGCTCGAGCGCGTTCGTCGACGCCACCGCCAGCAGCTGGCCCGAGCGCAGAGCGGTTTCGAGCATGCGCCTCTCCTCGGCCAGATAGCCGCCTCGGTAGGCGGCGATCTTGCCGGTCAGCGACTCATCGACCTGCCCGACCTGATCGCGCACTGTCTGCGCGAGCGCCTCGGTGCCGCGGCGGGAGGCGATGAACGTGATCGAACGGAAGCCCGCACACATCGCATCGGTGATGACATCGGCGGCTTCGACGAGACCGCTGCGTCTGTCCCCACCCGGTGAGACCGGCGGCTCCCACAGGGCGAAGCTGCCTGAGGCCCGCGGTGACGAATCCTCGATGACGGCATGCGCGGGTCGCCCGGTGAGCTTCGCGAACGCCGCATCCGGGTCGGCCATCGTCGCCGAGGCGCCGATGACGACAGGAGATGCCCCGTAGTGGGCGGCGATGCGCAGGAGCCTGCGGAGGATGAGCGCGACGTGGGAGCCGAAGACCCCACGGTACCGGTGGGCTTCGTCGATGACGATGAACCGCAGGTTCTTGAACATCCGGGCGAAGCGCTCATGCTGGGGCAGGACGGACCGGTGGAGCATGTCCGGATTGGTGAAGATGATGTTCGCGTGCCGCCTGGCCCAGTCCTTCGACGCCTGCGAGGTGTCCCCGTCATAGGCTGCCGGGCGCATGCCGCGGATGATGAAGCGCTCCAACTTGGCCAGCTGATCGGCCGCCAGCGCCTTCGTGGGGGCGATGTAGATCGCCGAGGAGGTGCGCAGCTTCTCCCGCGTGGATTGGATGGATTCGATGACCGGCAGCCAGAAGCCCAAGGACTTCCCCGAGGCGGTCGGCGTGGCGATGACGACATCCCCACCGTCCCTGGCCGTGTTCGCGGCCTCGAGCTGGTGCTGCCACAGGTAGTCGACGCCGATGGCATGGCAGGCGTGCTTGAGTTCGTCATCGACCCAGTCCGGCCATGCCGCGTCGGATTCGAACCGCTGCGGAATGTCGCGGAGGTGGACGATCCGCTCATCCCGGGCACCGAAGGCGGTGACGATGTCGAGGAGAGCGGAGGAGGCCATGAGTCAATTATGGCGCAGTCGCTAGGATTCTTCTGTGACTGATCTTCCGCTGACCCGCCTGGGCGAGACCCTCTACCGTGCCGGATACACTGAGCCGCGGCTGCGGCAGCTCTGGGGTGCCGCGACCTCGGAAGCGCTCGTGCGCAACAACGCCGGACCGGCCATCCACCGCTGCACCCGACTGCTGGCCGATGACGCGTCGGGCCCCGCCGACCGGGGGCTGGCGAGCCTGGCGCTGCTCTTCCACTTCCACCGCAGCGTCGACGCAGCGGTGATCCGTGAGGTGCTCGGTGCGGACTTCGATTCCGCCGCCGAGGCGGGCCTCATCGAAATCACAGGCACCGAGGTGTCCGCCCCGTTCGCGCTCACCCCCTACGACCTTCCCGTCGGCATCCCGCGCGGCTTCCGTCCCGGCGATGAGAACCTCTACCTCATCGCCGATCACGGCACCCTGACGAACCCGGACGTCCTCGACGGGGAATTCGTGCTCGGCCTCGGCGGGGCCGGACGCACGCTCGTGTCCATCACCCCACGTGAACCGGTCGGGCTGGCCGCCGACATCGGCACCGGCTGCGGAATCCAGGCCCTGCTGATGGCACGGCACAGTGAGAAGGTCATCGCCACCGACATCTCCCACCGCGCCCTGCACCTGGCCCGGCTGTCGGCCGAAGTCAACGGTATCGACACCATCGAATTCCGGCATGGGTCACTGCTCGAACCGCTGACCGAGAAGGTTGACCTGCTCGTGTCGAACCCGCCGTTCGTCATCACCCCACGCAGCACGGACACGACGTTTGAATACAGGGACGGAGGAATGAGCGGTGACGACCTCGTCCGCACCCTTTTCTCCCAGATCCCCGCAGCCCTGACACTGGGCGGACGCAGCGTGTGCCTCGGCAACTGGGAGACCACCTCGGCGAATCAGGAGGGACCGGAGTCCTGGGTGAGCGACGAGGACACCTCCGTCCTCGTGATCGAACGCGAAGCCCTCGACCCGGTCGCCTATGCGGAGACATGGATCCGCGACGGCGGCATCCCACGCGCCGGCGCAGCCTGGAACACTGCCGTAGCCGCCTGGCTCGATGACTTCGACACCAGAGCTGTGGACGAGATCGTGTTCGGATACGTGCTCATGATCCGGTCGGATAACGATGTGCCAACGATTGGCACGGACACATTCAGAACCAGGGTGAGGACCACCTCGGCGCCGGCGAACAATCCGCACGGACTCGCCGAATTCCTCACCACGATCATCGCCCTCCGCTCCTGGCTGGCCGCGGTCGGACCCGAGGAGATCGCCGCGACCGCCTTCACCCGCTCACCGGACCTCGTCGAACACCGACACTTCGTGCCCGGGCAGGACGAGCCCAGCTCGATCACCCTGGAACAGGGAATCGGCTTCGGGCAGGTCTTCGACCTCGACACGGCCCTGGCCGGGTTCGTCTCCGTCGCCGATGGGTCACTGACTCTGCGACAGACCGCAGGTGCCCTTGCACAGCTGCTCGACGTCGATGCCACGGCCCTCGAAGATCAGCTCATCGCGCAGGTCAGAGCCCTGTGCGCGGCCGGTGTGCTGTTGCCCGACATCGACTCCGGAGGGGGATCGCCGACACGGGCGAACCGGGAATAGGGATAGGATCGAAAACCGTTGACGCCGTGTCCAGGCAAGCTCCGGGCAGTGTCAGAGCCGAACCAGCCGATGACGATCATGTCCGAACAAGAGTGTTACATTGGGCCGGATCGTCCGTTGCAGCGAGCAGCAGATGCCGTGAGAGGAATGTGAAAGCGTGACCACAACCGAGAAGAAGCCCCGTCGCCTCGTCATCGTCGAGTCTCCGACGAAGGCGCGAACGATTGTGGGATACCTCGGCGACGGTTATGACGTCGAGGCCTCCGTCGGCCACATCCGCGACCTGCCCACGCCCTCGGAGCTGCCTGCCGATATGAAGAAGGGGCCGTACGGAAAGTTCGCCGTCGACGTCGACAACGGCTTCGACCCCTACTACCGGGTCGACCCGGGCAAGAAGAAGAAGGTCACCGAGCTCAAACGACTGCTCAAGGACGCCGACGAACTCTATCTCGCAACGGATGAGGACCGCGAAGGAGAGGCCATCGCCTGGCATCTGCTCGAGGTACTCAAGCCGAAGATCCCCGTCAAACGCATGGTCTTCCACGAGATCACCCCCGAAGCGATCGAACGTGCCCTGGAGAACACCCGCGACATCGACACCTCACTCGTCGACGCGCAGGAGACCCGCCGCATCCTCGACCGTCTCTACGGCTACGAGATCTCACCCGTGCTGTGGCGCAAGATCCGTGCCGGACTCTCCGCCGGCCGCGTCCAATCCGTGGCCACCCGCCTCGTCGTCGAACGCGAACGCGAACGCATGGCCTTCGTGTCCGCCGACTATTGGGACCTCGACATCGACCTCGGGCTGCCCGACGGGACGAACCCGTTCGCCGCGAACCTCACCACTCTCGACGGGTCCCGTGTCGCCACCGGACGTGATTTCAACGATAAGGGCCAACTGAAGACCGCCTCGGCGACGGTCGTCGACCAGGCGCGGGCCGAAGCGCTCGCCAAGGAACTCAACGGCAGCGCCAAGGATGCGCTGACCGTGAGCGCGGTGGAGTCGAAGCCGTACTCCCGCCGCCCGGCCGCCCCGTTCACCACTTCGACGCTGCAGCAGGAAGCGGGCCGCAAGCTGCGCATGAGCGCCCGCCAGGCCATGCGCACCGCCCAGTCGCTGTACGAGCACGGCTACATCACCTATATGCGTACCGACTCCTCGGCGCTGTCGGGTCAGGCCATCGCCGCCGCCCGCAAACAGGTGACCGAGCTCTACGGTCCCGAGTTCGTGCCGGACAAGCCGCGCCAGTACGCGAGCAAGCAGAAATCGGCGCAGGAAGCCCACGAGGCGATCCGTCCCGCCGGTGACTCGTTCCGCACCCCGGCACAGGTGTCCAAGCAGCTCAACGGTGACGAATTCCGTCTCTACGACCTCATCTGGAAGCGCACCGTGGCCAGCCAGATGGCCGACGCGAAGGGCAAGACCGCGACCATCAAGGTCAGTGCAGCACTCGCCGACGGCCACGAAGCCGGATTCAGCGCCAGCGGCACCGTCATCACCTTCCGCGGGTTCCTCGCCGCCTATGAGGAGGGCCAGGACGCGTCACGGTACGACACGAAGTCCGGCGAGTCCCGTCTGCCGCAGGTCGAAGAGGGCCAGGCGCTGTCGGTCATCAAGGCCGAAGCCGATGGGCACACCACCGCTCCGCCGCCGCGCTTCACGGAAGCCAGCCTCGTCAAGCAGCTCGAGGAGCTCGGCATCGGCCGACCCTCGACCTACGCGGCGACGATCTCGGTCATCCAGGACCGCGGCTATGTCACCACCCGCGGCAATGCGCTCGTGCCCAGCTGGTTGGCATTCTCCGTCGTCCGGCTGCTCGAGGAGCACTTCGCGGGGCTCGTCGACTATGCATTCACCGCTGACCTCGAATCCGAACTCGACCGGATCGCGATGGGCGAAGAGGACCGCAACGACTGGCTGGCCGGATTCTACTTCGGCGACAAAGGTCAGGACCGCGAGGGTCTCAAGGCGATCGTCGACGACCTCGGCGACATCGACGCCCGCGAGGTCAACACCGTGGCCATCAGCGAGGGCGTGAACTTGCGCGTAGGCCGCTATGGTCCCTACCTCGAAGTGGCCTCGGAGAAGGACGGCGAGGACCCGAAGCGGGTTTCGGTGCCCGACGATCTGGCACCCGATGAGCTCACCGCAGCCAAGGCGGCCGAACTCATCGAATCCCAGGGCGACGGCGACCGTGAGCTCGGCGTCGACCCGGAGACCGGGCACACCATCGTGGCGAAGAACGGTCGTTTCGGCCCCTACGTCTCCGAGGTGCTGCCCGAGCCGGAGGAGAAGCCGAAGCGCGGGGCCAAGAAGCCGAAGCCGCGCACCGGTTCGCTGTTCAAGTCGATGGACCTGAATTCGATCGACCTCGAGACTGCGCTCAAGCTGCTCAGCCTGCCGCGTGTGGTCGGTCAGGACGAAGAGGGCACGGACATCACCGCGCAGAACGGCCGCTACGGACCGTACCTGAAGAAGGGCACTGACTCCCGGTCGCTGACCGATGAGGAGCAGATCTTCAACATCACCCTCGACGAGGCGCTGAAGATCTACGCCGAGCCGAAGCAGCGCGGCGGCCGTCGTGCCGCGGCACCGCTGAAGGAACTCGGCGAGGACCCGATCTCGAAGAAGCCCGTCGTCGTCAAGGACGGTCGCTTCGGCCCCTATGTCACCGACGGCGAGTTCAACGCGACACTGCGCAAGGACGATGCCGTCGAGTCGATGACCCTCACCCGCGCTTCCGAGCTCCTGGCCGAGAAGCGGGCGAAGGGACCGGCGAAGAAGAAGGCACCGGCGAAGAAGGCCCCGGCCAAGAAGGCTCCTGCGAAGAAGTCGACCGCGGCGAAGACCACAGCCGCGAAGAAGACGACCGCTGCGAAGTCGACGGCGTCGAAGACCACCGCTGCGAAGAAGACGACCGCGTCCAAGTCCACAGCCACCAAGACCACGGCGGCGAAGAAGACGAGCACGGCGAAGCCGAAGACTCCCTGAGCCGACGGCCGCCGCGCCTGCGCCGCTGGTCTCAGAGGCGGTGGGCGGTCGTGAAGTCGTCCAGCTCCGCCAGCTCCTCGGCGGTGGGGGAGTCCGGCGTATCCGGATCTGCCGATGCGTAGTAGGCGGCGAACGCCTCGGTGACGGCCTCGACAGTGATCTCGGGATGGATCTCACTGATCGACCCGCCCGTGGACGGGTCCCACTCCACGCCGAGGGCGGCTTCGACATCGGTGAGGACGGCACGGATCGGATCCGGGTCCTCGACGACAACGGAAGAGGAGAACAGCCAGGCTCCCGACACGACCCGCTGCGCGGTCCCGATGCCTTTGATCCGTCCGGCCACATTCACGCTGTGCTCGCCGGG belongs to Brevibacterium spongiae and includes:
- a CDS encoding TadA family conjugal transfer-associated ATPase produces the protein MSEWLDASLVADVRKTLLDKPGPVTTAAVAEAVQHTGRVLGSAALLELVTRLSAQLSGAGPLQSVLEIPGTTDVFVNGPREIFADTGEGPRLLDLSLGSEDDVRSLAVRLAALGGRRLDDSSPYVDVRLPDGVRMNAIVPPISGETTTISFRVPKRSGFPFAQLCSEGFVPDEISPLLTEAVTARANILISGGTGTGKTVLLGALLSLVEDVQRIVIVEDSRELIVAHPHVVQLAARQANVEGGGEVTLTDLVRNALRMRPDRLVVGECRGAEVRDMLTALNTGHEGGCATIHANTADAVPSRVAALGALATMSPEAVYSQFSTAIDLVVHLRRNGSDRGVTELAMPTRTSTDGVVMEPVWGRPSPASTGTVNRRALARFEAVLEQKSAG
- a CDS encoding DEAD/DEAH box helicase, which encodes MASSALLDIVTAFGARDERIVHLRDIPQRFESDAAWPDWVDDELKHACHAIGVDYLWQHQLEAANTARDGGDVVIATPTASGKSLGFWLPVIESIQSTREKLRTSSAIYIAPTKALAADQLAKLERFIIRGMRPAAYDGDTSQASKDWARRHANIIFTNPDMLHRSVLPQHERFARMFKNLRFIVIDEAHRYRGVFGSHVALILRRLLRIAAHYGASPVVIGASATMADPDAAFAKLTGRPAHAVIEDSSPRASGSFALWEPPVSPGGDRRSGLVEAADVITDAMCAGFRSITFIASRRGTEALAQTVRDQVGQVDESLTGKIAAYRGGYLAEERRMLETALRSGQLLAVASTNALELGIDISGLDLVIISGWPGTLASLWQQAGRAGRAGQRWMAVFIARDDPLDTYVVHHPEVIFDSPVDAGVIHPGNPHVLSGHLCAAAAEVPLKSADLTHFPDNAREVVDDLVEAKMLRARPTGWFWAKDQPATDLSDIRGSGGGQFRLVEASTGTLLGTVDESGAHTGAHPGAVYTHQGVDFTVLDLDLDEHIVAVERSEVDYTTQPRSQTEIEIVDTDAQRGLPSGVAVCSGTVDVKDQVVAYRMRAKRGGAIIAEHELDLPERTLRTKAVWWTIPQTLLDEAEVASGDLPGAVHAAEHASIGLLPLFAGCDRWDIGGVSTALHADTGMATVFVYDGLDGGAGFAERGSEVIEDWLAATRDAIAACECIDGCPSCVQSPKCGNGNDPLEKDAALRLLRAVLH
- the ssd gene encoding septum site-determining protein Ssd; amino-acid sequence: MQVALITDLGAITEECARVAESIGIALTVLPPDSGGWQSASLILLGEDVREAPATDRADTILVVLDNDEPSSTWAKAAHLGVGQLAVLPAAAEWLSGRMIAAVEPPSAPGTTVGVVAGCGGAGASVLACALARRAGSDISTVLVDADPLGGGLDLVLGAEAVPGPRWTDLSASRGQLRPSTLADALPRHEGLALLSWGRDDTVDLDPDVFDDFLAAAGQAFDLVIVDLPRHAPPQWTRRCHHVLLVSPARVRSAVASSQVAKRLSHAHPDVRLVVRETGAGGLDADLLAESIGLTLAGSIRDDRGLSAAVDRGEGIPGGAHLGRLVDRLLGEWVE
- a CDS encoding DUF4244 domain-containing protein, whose protein sequence is MTTTIPTPETDDPPADRIEPVTDDQAIDQSWESDTGATTAEYAITTLAACGFAALLVVILKSEPIKELVTGVISSALGLGA
- a CDS encoding type II secretion system F family protein; the protein is MILLTAILVALGIALAAPSDPGARLRELLRPMEAVDPGEKARGFLRRGGRRPDDQAERLWAIAAVENCAHLLKVGMTPQAVMTTLSRQNAALTPISRAISLGEEPGRAIATRSTDLPGPAAEVLSGMAAVWTVSERSGAPAVEMILRYAAAQRDALDAERERRIAMAGPKSTVRVLSWLPLIGIGLGLLIGVRPLELVTGLPGQLSIGAGVVLYILGRWWMRTMMLRAQR
- a CDS encoding GNAT family N-acetyltransferase; the encoded protein is MAPVTPFNQLSTVEQAEEYAEKLFVGRSVRLRPLREDDLPYLEQWWFDPSIVVLQNHTVLPRPEGGVSEQFSQWSANTSSEAVGFSIELIETEEFVGHVTLYGRNPINQSATLAIVLGPEFHGRGYGSDAVRLAVSYGFLQLGLNRIELQTWAFNTRGIASYTKAGFVEEGRRREAVFFNGRRHDEVIMAILRDDWASNN
- a CDS encoding type II secretion system F family protein; this translates as MDADDDAPRTEVMEMLPVLIGACIGIGVLLWAGSTDRRLRSLLGERGTGHDPTDTEAAPTGEGPVRSDARPGRTGPGPSGGRTARAVADDQLAFDLDLVAICLTSGLPIPVALTLTAEATGDRSGLQRIGRAMTIGGRKLADDDRLLPVLEVFEFSEHTGVGPAPLIESVAKELRASSRRRRQEAAAALGVQLVLPLGVCILPAFLLLSVVPVVISLLSDLTTVFF
- a CDS encoding class I SAM-dependent methyltransferase encodes the protein MTDLPLTRLGETLYRAGYTEPRLRQLWGAATSEALVRNNAGPAIHRCTRLLADDASGPADRGLASLALLFHFHRSVDAAVIREVLGADFDSAAEAGLIEITGTEVSAPFALTPYDLPVGIPRGFRPGDENLYLIADHGTLTNPDVLDGEFVLGLGGAGRTLVSITPREPVGLAADIGTGCGIQALLMARHSEKVIATDISHRALHLARLSAEVNGIDTIEFRHGSLLEPLTEKVDLLVSNPPFVITPRSTDTTFEYRDGGMSGDDLVRTLFSQIPAALTLGGRSVCLGNWETTSANQEGPESWVSDEDTSVLVIEREALDPVAYAETWIRDGGIPRAGAAWNTAVAAWLDDFDTRAVDEIVFGYVLMIRSDNDVPTIGTDTFRTRVRTTSAPANNPHGLAEFLTTIIALRSWLAAVGPEEIAATAFTRSPDLVEHRHFVPGQDEPSSITLEQGIGFGQVFDLDTALAGFVSVADGSLTLRQTAGALAQLLDVDATALEDQLIAQVRALCAAGVLLPDIDSGGGSPTRANRE
- a CDS encoding TadE family protein, with the translated sequence MGTATAEFAVVLPAIVLLVVVLTGAAAIGFSQLRAFDAARSAAREIARGEPQAAVIAEARKHAGDSSRVTVRADGGYSVVTVAIALPDAIFFLDEVDADATARYEGDRGGPS
- a CDS encoding Rv3654c family TadE-like protein; the protein is MTNIVVGLCSIVLILVTAIGGLSQAFVAHSQAQNAADLAALAAADAVRGLATGEPCEIAKEVAERNGGDLSDCVASLSEQSAYVAVDVDIPGPLPKVREKAVAGK